The genomic stretch atatggtcagatgaaaccaaaatagaactttttggtaaaaactcaactcgtcgtgtttggaggacataaaatgctgagttgcatccaaagaacaccatacctactgtgaagcatgggggtggaaacatcatgctttggggctgtttttctgcaaagggaccaggacgactgatccgtgtaaaggaaagaatgaatggggccatgtatcgtgagattttgagtgaaaacctccttccatcagcaagggcattgaagatgaaacgtggctgggtctttcagcatgacaatgatcccaaacacaccgcccgggcaacgaaggagtggcttcgtaagacgcatttcaaggtcctggagtggcctagccagtctccagatctcaaccccatagaaaatctttggagggagttgaaagtccgtgttgcccagcgacagccccaaaacatcactgctctagaggagatctgcatggaggaatgggccaaaataccagcaacagtgtgtgaaaaccttgtgaagacttacagaaaacgtttgacctgtgtcattgccaacaaagggtatataacaaagtattgagaaacttttgttattgaccaaatacttattttccaccataatttgcaaataaattcattaaaaatcctacaatgtgattttctggaaaaaaaaatctcattttttctgtaatagttgacgtgtacctatgatgaaaattacaggcctctgtcatctttttaagtgggagaacttgcacaattacggcccagtacatcactggggcaaagctccctgccattcaggacctctataccaggcggtgtcagaggaaggccctcaaaattgtcaaagactccagccaccctagtcatagactgttctctctgctaccgcacggcaagcggtaccggagtgccaagtctaggtccaaaagacttctcaacagcttctacccccaagccataagactcctgaacagctaatcatggctacccggactatttgcactgcccccccaccccatcctttttacgctgctgctactctgttaagtatttatgcatagtcactttaactctacccacatgtacatattacctcaactacctcaactagccggtgccccccgcacattgactctgcaacggtacccccctgtatatatagcctccctactgtcactttattttactgtatatatagcctccctactgtcactttattttacttctgctctttttctctcaacactttttttgttgttgttttattcttactttttttgtttaaaataaatgcactgttggttaagggctgtaagtaagcatttcactgtaatgtctgcacctgttgtattcggcgcatgtgaccaataacatttgatttgatttgatttgatttgatttgactaaatactttttttccccactgtaccagtgAGGCTGTCTTTTCTCTTTTACTTTTGATGGCAGTTATCTACCCAGTAACCAGATAATGACAATGGTTTTAACATAATTGTAGTAATTAACCCCCCCATCCCCTATAAAGCTAATATCCTCTCTATTCTGTAATGTCAATGTGCACGTTGATAATCTGATAAAGACAAGAGCACTGGTTACATAAGCTTCTTGTTCTGAGGTTTTTTATGACATCAACCAATCATTGAAATGGTTTTTAATTGAGTTAGGCCTATTTTGTTGGGCAAGGTGATTGTCTATCAATCCTGGTTGTCGGTGTTAAGTCACAGGCCATTGGTTAATCTGTTGTTACAGGGGGGTCAAAGGTGAGGGTTCCTGGCTCTAGTCACAGATCACGCtctgtatgcatcccaaatggcaccatattccctttacagtgcactacttttgaccgggccCAGAGGGAATAGAGTGCCTTTGGGACGCATCCTCTCACTCTCCCAGTCCAGATTTGACAGAACTATTCAAACCACACAAACGCTGGGTCTGTGATCTGTGTTTAGGCCTACAGTACTCTCCCTAATTTGGCAACTGTGCTGTGATCTTAAATCTGGCTGTAGAAAAATAACATCATTTTAAATTAGGTTTGTTTTGCTTAATTCACTTTTGTCCGTTGGAATCTGGGCTTGTCTGGTGGTTTAACAGAAAAAGCAGTAAACAAGTGgtcaattgttgttgttttttgccgTTAAATGAATTCCCATCTACTTTATTTGTATTCATTGTTTATGTCTAATTTACGGTTGCTTATCCTGTAAATAGATAGAAGATGAGAAATATTTGTGATTGAAGTGCTTGAGTTGAAAAATACAGCATTTGGTTTTCCCCCAGGAAGCTAAATACAGGTGGTCATTGCAAGTGAGAATTTGTATTCCAGTGACTAACTTGCTTGAATAAATGACTTAATCGCATCTAATTCtgatgtcctgtctgtctgtgcaaGTGATGAACTTGATTAAGTAAATTACTATCAAAACTAACCCTGatgttctgtctgtgttctctAGCTGCCACTGGGGATATGCCAGCGTACCAGCTGCGTTCGCCCACCTCGGGCCTGCCCCAGGGCTTGGTGATGGCTGCGTCCCCAGGCTCCATGTCCATGCACAGCCCCCCGGTGCACACTGAGGAGGTCACACGCAAGAGGGAGGTCCGCCTCATGAAGAACAGGTGAGACAGACgcagtttgcgtcccaaatggcaccctattcccttttatagtgcactacatttgaccagaggccctgatcaaaagtagtacactatagggagtagggtgccttttgggacgcaTCCACAGATTTTACTTCGTAGCTCTGAATTGCTCTGAATTTGGCTAACAACTGCAAAAGGGGAACATATTTTGAAATCATTAATATTCATCTTTCGGTTTCCTCACTTTCCTGTAGATTTTTAAAGCACCCCTTAGATAATTGGTTAGCCAAATAGGTTGAGTGGATGTTATGTGAAGCGTCTGAGGTGTATTTGTTCACTTTTGATTGGTGCTTAGTGCTGGAATTTCTCCCACTGACCATCTCTTTTCCCCTGTCTTCTCTAGGGAGGCTGCACGGGAGTGCCGCAGGAAAAAGAAAGAGTATGTCAAGTGTCTGGAGAACCGCGTGGGCGTGCTGGAAAACCAAAACAAGACCCTCATCGAGGAACTCAGAGCACTAAAGGACATTTACTGCCACAAGAACGAATAGCTCAGTAGCTGTGATCAGCCTTGtgccaggagagagagatcctacTGAAAAGGCACATATAGTGCCGTTTACAGACTGACTACTCTAAAAGACTGGAACAAAAACTACTTTCACTGTCTTGGTTACTAGTCTACTCCGCTTTTTCAGGCCCAGTCACTTTGATACTGCATCGGAGGTTGGCAGGTGGCCATAGGCTTGTGCTCTCCGGGCTGAAGTCAAGTCCTGCTCCGGCCCAGGGCCCCTGTCTGTCCTCACTCATGCGCTTGCATGTGAATACACAAGTGTCGCCCAGCTGCTTTTGCTATTTGCAGGGAGGCAACCAATGAGAAGCCAGCCTGCAGAGGAAGAGGAAGTACATGTGCTTCCTGAAGGCACACTGCTCACCACCACTGACTCACCACAGTGGAGAAGCAAAATCGAAAGACCTGCGATAGAGCCTCACTATCAGCCAGCAAGTTTGTGCATGCAGACTCACCAACAAGCCAACCTACCTTAGCCTAAGTGCCAGTCTGTTTatgctatcatgccaactccttgttaCTTCTTGTCATGTTTAGCTTGACAATGAAATCAAtcgagttggcaagagcacaaacagatctggggccaggctaAACCTACCTATCTTTACTTGTCACTGCTAGCTAGAGTTGTTCTTCTTATATTACTATACTTCTCTGCTCACATTGGCTGTTGTAAACATTCCTTTGTGAAATTAACCCCTTCCAGGACAAAGTGTGACGAGTAAATACACTTTCCGAATCATTTAAGTTTTGGAATTCTGTATTTGGCCATTTGAGTGTCAATTCCAGTTTTCTAAtgacttaaaggtccaatgcaaccgtttttatctcaatatcaaataatttctgggtaacaatgaaataccttgctgtgattgttttcaattaaagtggtcaaaaagaaacaaaaattagcttcttagcaaagagctatttcgcaagcaagaatttagcttggactgtctgggagtggtctgagtggtctgagctgttattggcagagaggtttggaacgctcTTTCTTACTGGTCTATTAACAAATTTACCGCATggggatgtcaccaggcaggctaaaactgcatcccaccaaaacaggctgaaatgtcaggcggtcttttcaaacagctcttacactaaaagggcattatcatcattttcacaatttcacattattattcc from Coregonus clupeaformis isolate EN_2021a chromosome 21, ASM2061545v1, whole genome shotgun sequence encodes the following:
- the LOC121535162 gene encoding cAMP-responsive element modulator isoform X3; the protein is MAVTGDETESAATGDMPAYQLRSPTSGLPQGLVMAASPGSMSMHSPPVHTEEVTRKREVRLMKNREAARECRRKKKEYVKCLENRVGVLENQNKTLIEELRALKDIYCHKNE